From the genome of Proteus vulgaris, one region includes:
- the ileS gene encoding isoleucine--tRNA ligase produces the protein MSDYKNTLNLPETGFPMRGDLAKREPEMLSRWYKEGLYQAIRQAKSGKKTFILHDGPPYANGNIHIGHSVNKILKDIIIKSKGLSGFDSPYIPGWDCHGLPIELKVEQIVGKPGEKISAAQFREECRKYAYEQIEAQKKDFIRLGVLGDWEKPYLTMDYKTEANTIRALARIIANGHLLKGAKPVHWCTACGSSLAEAEVEYYDKTSPSIDVRFTAVDSKAVAAKFGSATDKPISLVIWTTTPWTLPANRAIALNAEFNYALVSFNDECVILAADLVEYVMQRIGVTGWAVLGECKGTDLELLRFNHPFMGFDVPAILGDHVTLDAGTGAVHTAPGHGPDDFVVGQKYGLEVANPVGPNGCYLPGTYPTLDGVFVFKANDVIVELLKEKGALLHHEALQHSYPCCWRHKTPVIFRATPQWFIGMDKNGLRQQSLKEIKGVKWIPDWGQARIESMVENRPDWCISRQRTWGTPMSLFVHKETQEPHPRTLELMEEVAKRVEVSGIQAWWDLDIREVLGDEADDYMKTPDTLDVWFDSGSTHSTVVDARPEYHGNSADMYLEGSDQHRGWFMSSLMISTAIKGKAPYRQVLTHGFTVDGQGRKMSKSIGNTVSPQDVMDKLGADILRLWVASTDYTGEIAVSDEILKRSADTYRRIRNTARFLLANLNGFDPAKHQVKPEDMVTLDRWAVGRAKAAQADILKHYENYDFHNVIQRLMQFCSVEMGSFYLDIIKDRQYTAKSDSVARRSCQTALFHISEALVRWMAPVMSFTADEIWNELPGERAKYVLTEEWYTDLFGLDASETLNDDYWAELLAVRGEVNKVLEQARTDKQLRGSLEASVTLYADNALANKLNALGNELRFVLLTSQATVADINEAPETALASDMAGLKIAFNKADGEKCPRCWHYATDIGQVAEHAELCGRCVTNVAGNGEERKFA, from the coding sequence ATGAGTGACTATAAAAATACCCTGAACTTACCAGAAACAGGGTTCCCTATGCGCGGGGATTTAGCAAAGCGCGAGCCAGAGATGTTATCACGTTGGTACAAAGAAGGTTTGTATCAAGCTATTCGTCAGGCTAAAAGTGGTAAAAAAACATTTATTTTGCATGATGGCCCTCCATACGCCAACGGCAATATTCATATTGGTCACTCAGTAAACAAAATTCTCAAAGATATTATTATTAAATCCAAAGGACTGTCAGGCTTTGACTCTCCGTACATTCCAGGATGGGATTGTCACGGATTACCTATCGAACTAAAAGTTGAACAAATCGTAGGTAAACCAGGAGAGAAAATATCGGCAGCACAATTCCGCGAGGAATGTCGTAAATACGCTTACGAGCAAATCGAAGCACAGAAAAAAGATTTTATTCGTTTAGGTGTTCTAGGAGATTGGGAAAAACCTTATCTTACAATGGACTATAAAACAGAAGCGAATACTATCCGTGCATTAGCGCGTATTATCGCAAATGGTCACCTGTTAAAAGGGGCTAAGCCTGTTCACTGGTGTACTGCGTGTGGTTCATCACTGGCAGAAGCTGAAGTTGAATACTACGATAAAACATCTCCTTCTATCGATGTGCGTTTCACTGCCGTAGATTCAAAAGCTGTTGCTGCTAAATTTGGTTCAGCAACAGATAAACCAATTTCTTTGGTTATCTGGACAACAACGCCTTGGACATTACCTGCTAACCGTGCGATCGCCTTAAATGCAGAATTTAATTATGCCTTAGTCTCATTTAATGATGAGTGTGTGATTTTAGCGGCAGATCTTGTTGAGTACGTGATGCAACGTATTGGCGTAACTGGCTGGGCTGTTTTAGGTGAATGTAAAGGTACAGATCTAGAGTTGCTACGCTTTAATCATCCATTTATGGGTTTTGATGTTCCTGCTATTTTAGGTGATCACGTTACTTTAGATGCGGGTACAGGTGCGGTACATACTGCACCAGGCCATGGTCCTGATGACTTTGTGGTTGGCCAAAAATACGGTTTAGAAGTTGCAAACCCAGTTGGGCCAAATGGCTGTTATTTACCTGGCACTTATCCAACATTAGATGGCGTTTTTGTTTTTAAAGCGAACGATGTCATCGTTGAATTGCTAAAAGAAAAAGGCGCTCTGTTACATCACGAAGCGTTGCAGCACAGTTATCCTTGCTGTTGGAGACATAAAACACCTGTTATTTTCCGCGCAACACCACAATGGTTTATTGGCATGGATAAAAACGGGTTACGTCAACAATCATTAAAAGAGATCAAAGGTGTTAAATGGATCCCTGATTGGGGGCAAGCACGAATTGAGTCAATGGTTGAAAACCGCCCTGACTGGTGTATTTCTCGTCAACGTACTTGGGGTACTCCAATGTCTCTGTTTGTTCATAAAGAGACACAAGAGCCACATCCACGCACTTTAGAGTTGATGGAAGAAGTTGCAAAACGTGTTGAAGTTAGCGGCATCCAAGCATGGTGGGATTTAGATATTCGTGAAGTATTGGGTGATGAAGCTGACGATTACATGAAAACGCCTGATACACTGGACGTATGGTTTGATTCAGGATCAACACACTCAACAGTCGTTGATGCTCGCCCAGAATACCATGGCAATTCAGCTGATATGTATTTAGAAGGCTCTGACCAACATCGTGGTTGGTTTATGTCTTCGTTGATGATCTCAACGGCAATCAAAGGTAAAGCACCTTACCGTCAAGTATTAACACATGGTTTTACCGTAGATGGACAAGGCCGTAAAATGTCTAAATCTATCGGTAATACAGTGAGTCCACAAGATGTGATGGATAAACTGGGTGCTGATATCTTACGTTTATGGGTTGCTTCAACCGATTATACAGGTGAAATCGCTGTATCTGATGAGATCTTAAAACGTTCTGCGGACACTTATCGTCGTATTCGTAATACTGCGCGCTTCTTATTAGCAAACTTGAACGGTTTTGATCCTGCAAAACATCAAGTTAAGCCAGAAGATATGGTGACACTTGATCGCTGGGCAGTAGGCCGTGCGAAAGCAGCACAAGCGGATATCCTAAAACACTATGAAAACTACGATTTCCATAATGTTATTCAGCGCTTAATGCAGTTCTGTTCAGTGGAAATGGGTTCTTTCTACCTAGATATCATCAAGGACAGACAATATACCGCGAAAAGTGATAGTGTTGCTCGCCGTAGTTGCCAAACAGCCTTATTCCACATCAGTGAAGCATTAGTTCGTTGGATGGCGCCAGTTATGTCATTCACTGCTGATGAGATCTGGAATGAACTGCCAGGTGAGCGTGCAAAATATGTCTTAACTGAAGAGTGGTATACCGATTTATTTGGTTTAGATGCATCAGAAACCTTAAATGATGATTACTGGGCTGAATTACTGGCTGTTCGTGGTGAAGTCAATAAGGTGTTAGAGCAAGCACGTACAGATAAACAATTACGTGGCTCTTTAGAAGCATCAGTCACACTGTATGCAGATAACGCTTTAGCCAATAAATTAAATGCATTAGGTAATGAACTGCGTTTTGTTTTATTAACATCTCAAGCGACAGTTGCAGATATTAATGAAGCACCAGAAACAGCATTAGCCTCTGATATGGCGGGTTTAAAAATCGCCTTTAATAAAGCAGATGGCGAAAAATGTCCTCGTTGCTGGCATTATGCGACAGATATCGGTCAAGTAGCGGAACACGCTGAATTATGCGGACGCTGTGTTACTAACGTAGCCGGTAACGGTGAAGAACGTAAGTTTGCTTAA
- the lspA gene encoding signal peptidase II encodes MKKTLCSTGLRWLWLAIAVVVLDLGTKQYFMQTFRLYESVAVMPFFNFTYAHNYGAAFSFLADKGGWQRWFFALIALAICITLLVMMYKNKANAKLSNIAYALIIGGALGNLSDRLIHGFVIDFLDVYVGDWHWPTFNIADMGICIGAGLIIIESFFPDKNASPQDTKKQK; translated from the coding sequence ATGAAGAAAACACTTTGCTCTACAGGTTTACGCTGGTTGTGGTTAGCAATTGCTGTAGTGGTGTTGGATTTAGGAACAAAACAGTATTTCATGCAGACATTTCGTCTGTATGAATCTGTTGCTGTGATGCCTTTTTTCAATTTCACTTACGCACATAACTATGGTGCTGCCTTTAGCTTTTTAGCGGATAAAGGGGGATGGCAACGTTGGTTTTTTGCACTGATTGCATTAGCAATCTGCATTACTTTATTAGTAATGATGTATAAAAATAAAGCGAATGCCAAACTAAGTAACATTGCTTATGCGCTTATTATTGGCGGAGCATTGGGTAATCTTTCTGATCGTCTGATCCACGGGTTTGTTATCGATTTTCTTGATGTTTATGTCGGAGATTGGCATTGGCCCACTTTTAATATTGCTGATATGGGTATTTGTATTGGTGCTGGGCTAATTATCATTGAAAGCTTTTTCCCTGATAAAAATGCCAGTCCGCAAGATACAAAAAAGCAAAAGTAA